The region GCCAATCCGCGCGAATCTGGCCTCCCAGACGTTGGCAAGCTTCTGCTTGAGATCGAGCAGGTTATTCAGCTAGTTCAGGATTAGTCACGTCCGACAAACATTAATCACGGATGAGATCCTCCCCATACCTCTCTGTGTATGTTCTCGGCATCCCTAGCCAGTTCATCCACCGCCTCAATGTTCGACTTTATCAGCTTAACATTATCCTTGACTTGATTTTCCCGTAAAGGTTTTCTCatagccttcttcttctttggctgGTTTGTCTCAGCTGATGTCGAACAGCTGGAAAACATGGGCGCCAGCTCTCGGAACTGCCTGATGGCTTCTTGTTGGGCGAGAAAAACACTCCTGATTGTCTTGAGTTCATTTTGGATATCCATGATGTTAGACACAAGGGCAGTTTCCTTGGTAAGCTCAAAGAGTTTGTCGGTAAGTTTGAGTTTCTCTCGCTGGGttatcttcttcttggcgtcAAGCCTTTTGACAAGCTCCTGGAAGCTTTTGAACTGCTGTGATAGCTCATTGGACTTGTCAAAAAAATACAGTTAGCAGGAATTCCGCACTCTTATGATGATGTTTTAACGAAGACGTACAATCTCGTTTATACTGGTCTCAAATGTTTCCTGAAGTGAGGCATGCAGGGGTCCCTGCCGGCGCAGAAACGTGACGCTGCACTTGATGATCAAATTTGCCAATTCCAGCCCAGATTGAATGAGGGGACGGCTGTTTTTCGACTTGAGCCTCGCTCGCATGTGATACAAAAGGCTATCGTTCGTTGTCGGATGATCGGAGTCGGAATCAGGACAGCATGTGACAACTGTGTTATCTTTGTCGTCCAGAATCCATAGCCAGAGTTGGTCTACCATAAGTAGAGGATATTTGGAGGAGTTTATATCGTGGCGGTGTTTCCTACTCCACTTCAGCATAACCTGATTGTCATCCCTTTCCTGAGTACTCTCAAGGGTACGATAAGTGAACTGAGCAAGAGTACGTCGGCAGTGAAGTGAGGTGTCGTTCCTTCTGGGCCTCAAATACCCTCGGAGAAGCAGAGTCATAAGTGGTTCTCCCGGTCGCTCAATGAAGGTTTCGGTTGGCTCTTGGCGCATTCTAGTGAATGTCCTAGACTTCTCTCGTCTGAAACGTGATTCTTGTTGATTCATTGAAGGGTACTCTCCTTTCATTAATGCGGCCAGGTTTTTCTGAGAACTGTGCGTCCCAAAGCCGAGTATCGGAATCTTTGTTACAGTGTTAGAGAATTTGTGTGTTGCGTGGTCGGAGATATGTTATCATACGAATAAAGCTATGGCTCGTCTTTCTATGCGGGAACTGCCTTGGTTTGGGTTCCCTTCAAGCGCCTGTGATCTGACTGTCAGCATATTTTCTTTGCACCTACCACAAGATGTGGATGAAGTGTCAAGTCCATTTGTACCTGAGTATATCCGTGGCTGCCTGACATCATGAATCTGTCATAAATTTGGGTCCCTTTTTCAACATTCGTTAGTCTAGAAGCCAGTGATCATTGGTAGCGTAAAGTTACAAGTGCACGGGAACCATACCCTGATGGTGCCGATCCTGCATAGATCTGTCAATGATTTTCAGGCTGGTGAAAAGATCCTGAACCAATACGGTCAGTCCTAGCCCtatcaacaaaaaaacaaaaagtgAAGGTATTCACCTGGGCCCATTTCTCCTATTATTGCGGTATCGTTAGCAACGGCTTGCAAACCGAGGCACAAGCACTTACATTCGTTGCCGGTAGATGAATCCACCGGCAAGTTGATGTGAGAGACCGTATTCTGTTTCGATCAAAAATGATGTGGGCCTGGTACTGTGGGTTGTAGAGGACTTTGTAGACATCCGGATGCTGCATTTCGAACTTTTCGGTTTTGTCGCCAGTGGAATCCTGGATGTAGAATTGAACCAGTGTGGCTTCTGCTTTACGGCAAGCTACATATTGGTCTGAGTCTTGCGGAGGAGCTACCAATGCCTCAAGCCTCTCATgttgtgctgctgttgctccGGTTCGTAGGTCATGAAtcttcagcttcttcagCCACATTCTGTGCTGTCCCATCGCCCTCTCTGCATAGTCCCACGGTGTGAAACCTCGGTGGTCCTTAGGATTTGCGCCAGCTGTTTGCCTGGGTGTCAAAGTACTGACAAGCTTTTGGATAATCGCTTCCCATGTTGACTTTTGCTGGCCAGTACGAGAGGCTTTCATGACTGCAATGTGCAGTGGGATACGGCCATCTTTATCCGCGACGTCGACCATATTTGGGAATGTCGAAACCAGCCGCTGGACGGCTGGCTCATTGCCAGACATGACTGCTCGGTGCAAAGCGGTTAGGCCGAAGGGATCTGTCGCTGATTCGAGCTGGAACCCGCTTTCCGTGCATTCCTCGATCAATTTGGCGAGGAACCCGTCAACAATCGATCTGTCTTTTCTCAGttgcctccttttctttttcctcttcgATGTTATTTTTTTCCCTGGCCGTTCCGCCTCTGGAGTCACTCCGATTCCAGATATCCAGTCAGAAACACATATAAGAACGAGGCCACAACGTATGCGGTTGACAAGATATTCATAACTTTGATCCATAGGAAATCTTCCATCCGATCTCAAGTCTCGCTTTGGGCGTGAGTAAACGGCGCTGTCGGAGAGGTCAGTGATGAAATCCAACAGATCCTAGCCAACGTTAGCGCACGAAGGGGTAGGTAGGCGTGGACGAGAAAGTACACACCTCGTCAGGCGACAACTCTTGATAAAGCGAAGCAGTAAACAGCTCTCTTTCCAAGATCGTATGGTAAAAGTCACTAAAAGTTTCAAGCAAACTCGGTGGACCTCGTGGATCTGGGGAATCTACTAGCACGATGCTGGCAATTTCATCCAGCACAGTCTGCTTCAAAGGGCCGACCGAATGAAGGTTAACGATAAGCTTGTAGATAATGCAACACCCAAACCCAGTTCCtatgaggacgaggaaatCACTGCTTTCGGATTTGTCTTTGCGAATCTTCCGTAGTTGAGTCAGAAGTCTGTCAGCTGTTTTGGCGAGAAAGTTGTTGACTTCGTCATCGGAGATGTCGGCAAGGAAGTTCCAGGGCCAGTGAAAGTTCATTATCCGGCCCCAGCTACCAATATCACGAGGCAGcatcttgttgttgtccaaAACTCCTCTCTTTGGCATTTCAGGTGCttgatgggttgggtggggtgTTTTCTCTTGAAAAGTCCACGGAACCTCCCAAGCTTGTCCACTCCCGCTAACAATGACGACGTCTGCCTTGGGAATATTTGGAGGCCTTGGTTCGTGTAAGACCTCGAGTTCGTAGCCCTCAACCAACCCTAGCTCTCTGTTGATTGTCAAAGCCGAACCTTCTCCGGTGAGATCTTGGCTGTCACTGGCCCCACGTTGCCCCAACTCGAAAtttttttgttctttctCGATGGGCTCGGACGACCTCTGAGTATTTTCATTCCGACATCTTAAAGCTTCAACACCCGAGTCCTCCGTTATAAGGATGGACTCTGTCATGGCTTGTTGTTCAGCGGATGTGGCCCTGCCGGTGATGGTAGCATCAGAAGTAACAGCAACGACATCGATGCTTATTCCTGGGTTCTGGCTCCTCTTTGAAAATTCGATGTTGGTGGAATTTTCTGGCTCTTCGTTTGGATGGAGCTCTGCTACCAGGGAGGAAGCCATCCCATCGTGACTGCCTGAGGATGTCATGTTGCTGACGAAAACTATGCGGCCAACTCAATAGCGGCAAGAATAAAACCTCATCAATCTGAGTTCGTGAGGGAAAAATAACTTGAGCGAGAAGACCAAAACAGACGAGAAGCATGCAATATAAGAGCAAAGCGTACCTATAACAAACCCATTAGGCGGAGGATTACGTCCATGGACTGACCGTTCCATCAGATCATTGTAACTCGGGACCGTACTGGCGGGAGATCCACCTTTCCCCTGTCAGACTCGGAAACCCGTACGCAACTTTCTGCTCATCCAGGTTTTGATCTCACCCCAATGGCGGCTTTCAAATGCATACTGCATGCATGCATTGACAGCTAGGTAGTCAGACAATTGGCATTCAAGCTCCATGTTGGAACAGTGTTTGGGTTCTGAAAGCGTGGGGTCCCACTTCATGGAGATGACCCGACAGCCGTCAGTGGCTGACAAGAAAGAAATCCCAACACACCCCTGTTATTATTTTGTCCATAACGCGGGTAGCATTTTTACCCCCACACCCACTAGGCCTCAGTGTTGAGGAATAATAAGCTTCAGCCAATAAGAGAAGAACAATCCAATTCACGTTATGCTCCAAGAGTTGTGGCTTCGAGACATCACGTTGTGCTACATGACTGGTATGAACTCCTCGTTTCCTGGCTGTGCCGTCAATGGCACCAGAGCGAATgctcattttttttttctgcttccACGTCACAACACAATTGCTTCTTCGCGCATTCAAGTTCATCCTGTTCAGATAGTTGGATCATAAACAAGTTATTACCATCGTGCTCTAAGCCCGGCTCCCCTTCACCCACTCCGGCACAACCCTCTTCAAAAACTTCATAAACTTCCACATCCCCACCGCatactccctctccccttccggcgtatcaacctcctccgGGAATGCAATACCCGCTCCAAACAGCCCAATCGGCTTCTTttccccatcctccgcaTAGAAAGCCCCTGTCCTCGCATCCTTCCCCAGCTTCACGACCTCTTTCCCATCCCCTATCCTCACCTCAGGAATGGGAGCTGGGGTATACCCTACAGCCTGCACCACCCCTTGGCAATCTTTCAACTCCTTCTCTAGCAATGAccattccttttctttccctccCGAGCAGTCGATTCGTGTGATGAATTTGCCTGCGTCGCTATTGAGTAACACGTCCCCGTCAAGTTGTGTTCTTCCAAACTCTGCAGCTTTGCCCTTCAAGCCCGTGTTGTCGTATTGGATGTAGCCGTCTTTCTGGACGGCATATCGGAGGGTGGGGTGACGGGTGAACCATTTGATCTTGAGTAATGGGTGGCTTGTGGTTGTAAGTTTGTAGAGGTTCATCAGCACCAGGATGGCAGAGTGGGAGCCGCCTATT is a window of Podospora pseudopauciseta strain CBS 411.78 chromosome 1, whole genome shotgun sequence DNA encoding:
- a CDS encoding hypothetical protein (COG:I; EggNog:ENOG503Q5KU); this encodes MVDVADKDGRIPLHIAVMKASRTGQQKSTWEAIIQKLVSTLTPRQTAGANPKDHRGFTPWDYAERAMGQHRMWLKKLKIHDLRTGATAAQHERLEALVAPPQDSDQYVACRKAEATLVQFYIQDSTGDKTEKFEMQHPDVYKVLYNPQYQAHIIFDRNRIRSLTSTCRWIHLPATNEKWAQVNTFTFCFFVDRARTDRIGSGSFHQPENH
- a CDS encoding hypothetical protein (COG:M; EggNog:ENOG503NX9N) — protein: MLTVRSQALEGNPNQGSSRIERRAIALFIPILGFGTHSSQKNLAALMKGEYPSMNQQESRFRREKSRTFTRMRQEPTETFIERPGEPLMTLLLRGYLRPRRNDTSLHCRRTLAQFTYRTLESTQERDDNQVMLKWSRKHRHDINSSKYPLLMVDQLWLWILDDKDNTVVTCCPDSDSDHPTTNDSLLYHMRARLKSKNSRPLIQSGLELANLIIKCSVTFLRRQGPLHASLQETFETSINEISNELSQQFKSFQELVKRLDAKKKITQREKLKLTDKLFELTKETALVSNIMDIQNELKTIRSVFLAQQEAIRQFRELAPMFSSCSTSAETNQPKKKKAMRKPLRENQVKDNVKLIKSNIEAVDELARDAENIHRELNNLLDLKQKLANVWEARFARIGTEQARRQGNVRRILIQFKLYYQ